One window of Quercus robur chromosome 5, dhQueRobu3.1, whole genome shotgun sequence genomic DNA carries:
- the LOC126725834 gene encoding deSI-like protein At4g17486, with product MLCRKGSRNIDAGTVPVHLNVYDLTPINGYAYWFGLGVYHSGVQVHDIEYAFGAHEYPTTGIFEGEPKQCDGFTFRKTIFIGKTDLGPEEVRAVMEELAGEYRGNAYNLITKNCNHFCNDACIRLTGNPIPSWINRLARIGFLCNCVVPATLNSTKVRHHRIEEKPSEEEKKKITSDSNRFTSSNSSSSSSSSPSNTGIRRGRSRSRRALPPSSPLIVNSSS from the exons ATGTTGTGTAGAAAAGGGTCGAGGAATATTGATGCAGGAACGGTTCCGGTGCACCTTAATGTGTACGATCTGACACCAATTAATGGCTATGCTTATTGGTTTGGACTCGGAGTTTACCACTCAGGTGTACAAG TTCATGACATTGAGTATGCATTTGGAGCTCATGAATATCCAACAACTGGCATATTTGAGGGAGAACCAAAACAATGTGATGGATTTACATTTAGGAAGACAATTTTCATTGGAAAAACGGATCTGGGACCAGAGGAGGTGAGGGCTGTAATGGAGGAACTGGCAGGGGAGTATAGAGGGAATGCATATAATTTGATTACCAAAAACTGCAACCATTTTTGCAATGATGCTTGTATTAGACTCACTGGAAATCCAATCCCAAGTTGGATTAATCGGCTTGCTAGAATCG GATTTCTTTGCAATTGTGTTGTACCAGCGACTTTAAATTCAACTAAAGTTCGGCATCATAGAATCGAAGAGAAGCcaagtgaagaagaaaagaagaaaatcacAAGTGACTCAAACAGATTCACTTCTTCTAATTCCTCTTCGTCGTCATCATCGTCTCCTTCTAACACTGGAATACGCAGGGGTAGAAGCAGAAGCAGACGTGCTCTTCCTCCTTCTTCGCCTTTGATTGTTAACTCTTCATCTTGA